A window of Cloacibacillus sp. contains these coding sequences:
- the hisG gene encoding ATP phosphoribosyltransferase, protein MLTFALPTGRSLDSCVDILARAGLPTAKLKEAGRNLVIEEASFRYLLSKPSDVPAMVHYGAADLALAGNDVIEEAGIALTELLDTGRGRCVMAVAGPGEMAEKFGGHISGLMGLKVATKYTRLAEKTFAEWGVQIKLLKLNGSVELAPALGLADCIFDVVQTGSTLKANGLRVIKETMPVSLRLVAGISSVQLRWNSLFGVVDAIEAVVRAA, encoded by the coding sequence ATGCTGACATTCGCACTTCCCACGGGGCGCTCGCTCGACAGCTGCGTGGACATTCTGGCGCGTGCGGGACTGCCCACCGCGAAGCTGAAAGAGGCGGGGCGCAACCTGGTGATCGAGGAGGCCAGCTTCCGCTATCTGTTGTCGAAGCCCTCCGACGTCCCCGCGATGGTCCACTACGGCGCGGCTGATCTGGCGCTTGCCGGAAACGACGTGATAGAGGAGGCGGGCATCGCGCTCACCGAGCTGCTCGACACCGGCAGAGGACGCTGCGTGATGGCGGTCGCGGGTCCCGGAGAGATGGCGGAAAAATTTGGTGGCCACATCTCCGGCCTCATGGGGCTCAAGGTTGCGACGAAATATACGCGCCTCGCGGAGAAGACCTTCGCGGAATGGGGCGTTCAAATAAAGCTGTTGAAACTCAACGGTTCGGTAGAGCTTGCCCCGGCGCTCGGCCTCGCGGACTGCATCTTCGACGTCGTGCAGACGGGAAGCACGCTGAAGGCTAACGGCCTGCGCGTGATAAAGGAGACGATGCCCGTCTCGCTGCGTCTCGTCGCCGGTATCTCTTCAGTGCAGCTGCGCTGGAACTCGCTCTTCGGCGTTGTGGACGCGATAGAGGCGGTGGTGAGGGCGGCATGA
- a CDS encoding BMP family ABC transporter substrate-binding protein: MKKGILLALLLVMAFSASAFALAPIKLEDQKPVFIYVGPVADGGYNYMHDLGRQAMEKANPGVKGSIVESVPEGPDAERVMETAIRNGAKVVYANSFGYMDHVINVAKKYPDVYFNHCSGYKVAPNVSTYFGRMYQPRYLSGIVAGKATKSNLIGFVAAYPIPEVIRGINAFTLGVRKVNPQAKVKVVWIYTWHDPAKEKEATKALFDAKCDTIAMHADTGGAPQAAEELGMWVVGYNYPMDKYAPTRHLVTPVWNWGKYYDYSTKAIANGTWKSQQVWWSMKDGMVDLSKFGKDVKEDTKKLVAAEKQRILDGKWDVFTGPIKGQDGKVVVPQGKKLSDGEMLSMNWFVEGVEGTIPK; the protein is encoded by the coding sequence ATGAAAAAAGGCATTTTGCTCGCGTTGCTGCTTGTAATGGCTTTTTCGGCCTCGGCCTTTGCCCTGGCTCCGATCAAGCTTGAGGATCAGAAACCGGTATTTATCTATGTCGGCCCCGTCGCCGACGGCGGGTATAACTACATGCACGACCTTGGCCGTCAGGCGATGGAGAAGGCCAACCCCGGAGTGAAGGGTTCGATAGTCGAGTCCGTTCCCGAGGGGCCGGATGCCGAACGCGTCATGGAGACGGCTATCCGTAACGGCGCGAAGGTCGTTTACGCAAACTCCTTCGGCTATATGGACCACGTCATCAACGTCGCGAAGAAGTATCCCGACGTCTACTTCAACCACTGCTCAGGCTATAAAGTCGCTCCTAACGTCAGCACATATTTTGGCCGTATGTACCAGCCGCGCTACCTTTCAGGCATCGTCGCGGGCAAAGCGACGAAGTCCAACCTCATCGGTTTTGTCGCCGCCTACCCTATCCCCGAGGTCATTCGCGGCATCAACGCCTTCACGCTCGGCGTGCGCAAGGTGAACCCGCAGGCGAAGGTCAAGGTCGTCTGGATCTACACATGGCATGACCCGGCAAAGGAGAAGGAGGCCACAAAGGCCCTCTTCGACGCGAAGTGCGACACGATAGCGATGCACGCCGATACCGGCGGCGCGCCGCAGGCCGCGGAAGAGCTCGGCATGTGGGTCGTCGGCTACAACTACCCGATGGACAAGTACGCACCGACGCGCCACCTCGTAACCCCCGTATGGAACTGGGGCAAATACTACGACTACTCCACAAAGGCGATCGCCAACGGTACCTGGAAGTCACAGCAGGTGTGGTGGAGCATGAAGGACGGTATGGTAGACCTCTCGAAGTTCGGCAAGGATGTCAAAGAGGATACGAAAAAACTCGTCGCGGCGGAGAAGCAGAGGATTCTTGACGGTAAATGGGACGTCTTCACCGGCCCGATCAAGGGACAGGACGGTAAGGTCGTAGTGCCGCAGGGCAAAAAGCTCAGCGACGGCGAGATGCTTTCGATGAACTGGTTCGTTGAGGGCGTTGAGGGAACGATTCCTAAATAA
- a CDS encoding imidazoleglycerol-phosphate dehydratase produces the protein MMEAKISRNTKETRIELLLSNDKRERSLETGCGFLSHMLDLLCHRAALGVSIKARGDIEVDYHHLSEDIGIAMGQALRKIAGAAPIRRYGSALLPMDGSLARVALDFSGRGGLWWRGEFPSQRCGDFDMELVPEFFTGFAREAGLTLHIALLEADNSHHAAEAVFKGVGLALKEALAPAEVDPSTKGLWL, from the coding sequence ATGATGGAGGCGAAGATATCGCGGAACACCAAAGAGACGCGGATAGAGCTTCTGCTGAGTAATGATAAAAGGGAACGCTCACTGGAAACCGGCTGTGGTTTTCTCTCGCATATGCTGGATCTGCTCTGCCACCGTGCGGCGCTGGGCGTCAGTATAAAGGCCCGCGGGGATATCGAGGTCGACTATCACCATCTTTCGGAGGATATCGGCATCGCGATGGGGCAGGCTCTGAGGAAGATCGCCGGCGCCGCGCCGATACGCCGCTACGGCTCCGCGCTCTTGCCGATGGATGGTTCGCTCGCGCGTGTGGCGCTGGACTTCAGCGGCCGCGGCGGCCTCTGGTGGCGGGGTGAATTTCCCTCCCAGAGGTGCGGCGATTTTGATATGGAACTGGTTCCCGAGTTCTTTACCGGTTTTGCGCGCGAGGCGGGGCTGACGCTTCACATCGCGCTGCTGGAGGCCGATAACTCACACCACGCCGCGGAGGCGGTTTTTAAGGGGGTAGGGCTGGCGCTTAAAGAGGCGCTCGCCCCCGCAGAGGTCGACCCCAGCACAAAGGGGCTCTGGTTATGA
- a CDS encoding GTP-binding protein, translated as MTTKIVLVGGFLGAGKTTLLCRLAEVMRESGRRAAFITNDQAPELVDTILIKNISPSVGEISGSCFCCNFNGFVGAAKKLIEEFQPEFIFAEPVGSCTDLSATIIQPLKDLYGREMAAAPLSVLCDPRRLRKVLEKSCADIHPSAAYIIEKQLEEADLILISKSDTVTADELSSLIDDASARWPLAKVMAASARNGRGVTEWLSETLAAKAAGTHIADIDYDRYAEGEAALGWLNAKVRLRGGGIRWDDFTERLTSSLSGHFDARGSAVGHIKLIVRCGGHVTVANVTGGIETLTRRGAAGCGDSAEMTVNARVETTPQELEKAVREKLAEACGKDIAADVVDILSLQPGRPNPTHRYEEVIA; from the coding sequence ATGACGACAAAGATAGTTCTGGTAGGAGGTTTTCTTGGCGCAGGCAAGACGACGCTTTTGTGCCGGCTGGCAGAGGTCATGAGGGAAAGCGGCCGCCGCGCGGCCTTTATCACCAACGACCAGGCGCCGGAGCTCGTGGACACCATCCTCATTAAAAATATCTCGCCCTCCGTGGGGGAGATCAGCGGCAGCTGCTTCTGCTGCAACTTCAACGGGTTCGTCGGCGCGGCCAAAAAGCTCATAGAAGAGTTCCAGCCGGAATTCATCTTCGCGGAACCGGTAGGCAGCTGCACCGACCTCTCGGCGACGATCATACAGCCGCTGAAAGACCTATACGGCAGAGAGATGGCAGCCGCGCCGCTCTCGGTGCTCTGCGATCCGCGCAGGCTGCGGAAGGTGCTTGAAAAAAGCTGCGCTGACATCCATCCCAGCGCCGCCTATATCATCGAAAAACAGCTTGAAGAGGCGGATCTGATATTGATCAGCAAGTCCGACACCGTTACCGCCGACGAATTATCCTCGCTTATTGACGACGCTTCGGCGAGATGGCCGCTGGCGAAGGTGATGGCCGCCAGCGCCAGGAATGGCCGCGGCGTGACGGAATGGCTCTCGGAGACGCTCGCGGCGAAGGCGGCGGGGACCCATATCGCCGACATAGATTATGACCGCTACGCAGAGGGAGAGGCGGCTCTCGGCTGGCTCAACGCAAAAGTGAGACTGCGCGGCGGCGGCATCCGCTGGGACGATTTCACGGAAAGGCTGACCTCCTCGCTGAGCGGCCATTTTGACGCCCGCGGCAGCGCCGTGGGGCACATAAAGCTGATAGTCAGATGCGGCGGCCACGTAACCGTGGCAAACGTGACCGGCGGGATAGAGACCTTAACCCGGCGCGGCGCGGCCGGCTGCGGCGACAGCGCCGAAATGACGGTCAACGCCAGGGTCGAGACTACGCCTCAGGAGCTGGAAAAGGCGGTGCGTGAGAAACTTGCCGAGGCCTGCGGAAAGGACATCGCCGCGGATGTCGTCGATATCCTTTCGTTACAGCCTGGCAGACCAAATCCGACGCACAGATACGAAGAGGTAATCGCGTAA
- a CDS encoding radical SAM protein, producing the protein MKRMISVKEEKTTVNKTLEKAGTGKELTREDALELLAIRNGSADYYTLLGTANAEARTRFQGRGTIFAQIGLNASPCPANCGFCSLVKDVFKEKNSFLLPVETAEKMADALVGQKVDELFLMTTANYPQADFLEYAARIHKHLPKGMRFVANLGDFDREYAKKLREAGFTGVYHIRRLGEGRDTQLPPEQRLRTMDAVRDAGMELYYCVEPIGPEHTAEELADEIFRAKDYPVEVMAVMKRVCVPGTKLYEHGEISAAELAKICAVTELCVKPKRAMGVHEPDELCLMAGANQIYAEVSVNPRDLNLSTETGRGASIARTHALLAAAEWKR; encoded by the coding sequence ATGAAACGGATGATATCCGTCAAAGAGGAGAAAACAACGGTGAATAAGACACTGGAAAAGGCAGGAACGGGCAAAGAGCTGACGAGGGAGGATGCGCTGGAACTTCTAGCCATCCGCAATGGGAGCGCCGATTATTATACGCTGCTGGGGACCGCCAATGCCGAAGCGCGTACACGTTTTCAGGGACGCGGCACGATATTCGCGCAGATTGGTCTGAATGCCTCTCCCTGTCCGGCAAACTGCGGTTTCTGTTCCCTGGTGAAGGATGTCTTTAAGGAGAAAAACAGCTTTCTGCTGCCGGTGGAGACGGCCGAGAAGATGGCCGACGCCCTGGTCGGACAGAAGGTGGACGAACTGTTTTTGATGACCACGGCAAATTATCCGCAGGCGGATTTCCTCGAATATGCGGCGCGGATACACAAACATCTGCCGAAAGGGATGCGTTTCGTGGCCAACCTCGGAGATTTTGACCGTGAATACGCGAAGAAGCTACGTGAAGCCGGCTTCACGGGCGTATATCATATCCGCCGCCTCGGAGAGGGGCGCGATACGCAGCTCCCTCCGGAACAGCGCCTCCGTACGATGGACGCCGTCAGGGACGCGGGGATGGAATTGTATTATTGTGTCGAACCGATCGGACCTGAGCATACCGCGGAGGAGCTGGCCGATGAAATATTTCGCGCCAAAGATTACCCCGTCGAGGTCATGGCCGTCATGAAGCGGGTCTGCGTACCGGGAACGAAGCTCTATGAGCACGGTGAGATCTCCGCGGCCGAGCTGGCGAAGATCTGCGCGGTGACGGAGCTCTGCGTAAAGCCAAAACGGGCGATGGGGGTACACGAGCCGGACGAACTATGTCTGATGGCGGGGGCGAACCAGATTTACGCCGAGGTAAGCGTCAACCCGCGTGATTTGAACCTCTCCACGGAGACCGGACGCGGCGCCTCAATCGCCAGGACGCACGCGCTGCTGGCCGCCGCCGAATGGAAAAGGTAA
- the hisIE gene encoding bifunctional phosphoribosyl-AMP cyclohydrolase/phosphoribosyl-ATP diphosphatase HisIE: MTKIDLSLIKFDEKGLVPVVVQDVVTAEVLMTAWANAESLAETAECGEMVFWSRSRGELWHKGETSGSRMCLRELRIDCDGDTLLALVEPQGSACHTGERSCFYRSLCGEADSTEATFLGRLWRYLNVRKDDDPQESYTARLLRSGLSRVAQKVGEEGVETALACATKDRGGFRYEAADLLYHLLVACVAAEVPFDEVLRELASRHKGAER; this comes from the coding sequence ATGACAAAAATAGACCTTTCATTGATAAAGTTTGACGAAAAGGGGCTCGTTCCCGTCGTCGTACAGGATGTTGTCACCGCCGAGGTACTGATGACCGCCTGGGCGAACGCCGAATCGCTCGCCGAGACGGCGGAATGCGGCGAGATGGTCTTTTGGAGCCGTTCGCGCGGCGAACTCTGGCACAAAGGAGAGACGAGCGGCAGCCGTATGTGCCTGCGTGAGCTGCGGATCGACTGCGACGGAGATACGCTGCTCGCGCTCGTTGAGCCGCAGGGTTCCGCCTGCCACACCGGTGAGCGCAGCTGCTTCTACCGCAGCCTCTGCGGCGAGGCCGATTCGACGGAGGCGACATTTCTGGGGCGTCTCTGGCGTTATCTCAACGTCAGGAAAGACGACGACCCGCAGGAGAGTTACACGGCGCGCCTGCTGCGGTCGGGACTCTCGCGTGTGGCGCAGAAGGTCGGCGAAGAGGGCGTCGAGACGGCGCTCGCCTGCGCCACGAAGGACCGCGGCGGCTTCCGCTATGAGGCGGCCGACCTGCTCTACCATCTGCTTGTCGCCTGTGTCGCGGCGGAGGTGCCATTTGACGAAGTATTACGGGAGCTTGCCTCACGTCATAAAGGAGCGGAGAGATAA
- a CDS encoding PadR family transcriptional regulator — translation MKKCACRGSFLERFIQPSILLLLNEEPMHGFSILKRLYKSDVMDYSSIDPTGLYRTLKKMEEAGLLASRLETGNPLQTKRIYEITQEGRVCLVFWKSTLLDYIAKIERLADAIPDTVEDGM, via the coding sequence ATGAAAAAATGCGCCTGCCGTGGTTCCTTTCTGGAAAGATTTATTCAGCCCTCAATCCTTCTGCTTTTAAATGAAGAGCCTATGCACGGCTTCTCAATATTAAAAAGGCTCTACAAAAGCGACGTTATGGACTACAGCAGCATAGATCCCACCGGACTCTACCGTACGCTGAAAAAGATGGAGGAGGCGGGGCTGCTCGCTTCGCGTCTGGAAACGGGAAACCCGCTCCAGACCAAACGTATCTATGAGATAACCCAGGAGGGACGCGTCTGCCTCGTCTTCTGGAAGTCGACGCTGCTTGACTATATAGCCAAGATAGAGCGGCTGGCGGATGCCATTCCCGATACGGTCGAGGACGGCATGTAA
- a CDS encoding HAD family hydrolase yields the protein MEREFKADALIFDIDGVLLDVTGSFPEVIRQAVSTGWEHFCGGASDAHGYNAGHERVLKRHGAFNDDYDIAWTLLSMAAASREKLLSRALPSPERLLSELKSFRAPVPEWVTARYGRLVPRPEVRALCAELYGGRGYGLHLLERPMIKKHWRELGLPVAIYSGRNGLEWELGKESLGWNDFPDELIIHSDSGITKPSPEGLEILCRRLGVSSPVFFGDTASDMQAQAAFGKGRFAAVGPLLPEAEFRYDTTEEAVRAAIATANP from the coding sequence ATGGAGAGAGAATTCAAGGCCGACGCCCTTATATTCGATATAGACGGAGTGCTGCTCGACGTAACCGGATCATTTCCCGAGGTGATACGGCAGGCCGTCTCTACCGGCTGGGAGCATTTCTGCGGCGGCGCCTCGGACGCCCACGGCTACAACGCGGGACACGAACGCGTATTAAAACGTCACGGAGCCTTCAACGACGACTATGATATCGCTTGGACGCTTCTCTCAATGGCGGCGGCGAGCAGGGAAAAACTCCTCTCGCGGGCGCTGCCCTCGCCGGAAAGGCTGCTCTCCGAGCTGAAGAGCTTCCGAGCCCCCGTCCCGGAATGGGTGACGGCCAGATACGGCCGGCTCGTCCCGCGCCCCGAGGTGCGCGCGCTATGCGCCGAACTTTATGGCGGTAGGGGCTATGGACTGCATCTGCTTGAGAGACCGATGATAAAAAAACACTGGCGGGAGCTTGGCCTGCCGGTGGCGATATATTCGGGACGCAACGGCCTTGAATGGGAGCTCGGCAAAGAGAGCCTAGGATGGAACGACTTTCCCGACGAACTGATAATACACTCCGACAGCGGCATCACGAAGCCATCGCCGGAGGGCCTTGAGATACTCTGCCGGCGGCTCGGCGTCTCTTCGCCCGTATTTTTCGGCGACACCGCGAGCGACATGCAGGCGCAGGCGGCCTTCGGGAAGGGACGTTTCGCGGCGGTCGGCCCGCTGCTGCCGGAGGCGGAGTTCCGTTACGACACCACGGAGGAGGCCGTCCGAGCCGCGATAGCCACTGCAAATCCTTAA
- a CDS encoding 1-(5-phosphoribosyl)-5-[(5-phosphoribosylamino)methylideneamino] imidazole-4-carboxamide isomerase, translating to MIILPAIDLYDGKVVRLTQGDYSRRREYQLSPVEAAKGFMAAGCGHIHVVDLEGAKEGVPKHLKELSEIAGLGLFVQYGGGLRSAESVACALEAGADRVMAGSLIFKDMERASELSARFGEKIMAAVDLRGGRVVHSGWLESTALDAAEAVARLSGMGFSSFLVTQTERDGMMAGTDASVYEALAARGRFIAAAGGVTDLHDIRALAAAGVDAAVIGKSLYEGGITLAEAMKACSE from the coding sequence ATGATAATCCTGCCGGCGATAGACCTATATGACGGCAAAGTGGTCCGCCTCACGCAGGGCGACTATTCGCGGCGGCGCGAATATCAGCTCTCGCCGGTCGAGGCGGCGAAGGGATTTATGGCGGCGGGATGCGGCCATATCCATGTCGTCGATCTTGAAGGGGCGAAGGAGGGGGTGCCTAAGCACCTGAAAGAGCTCTCCGAAATAGCGGGCCTTGGCCTCTTTGTCCAGTACGGTGGCGGGCTGCGCAGCGCCGAGTCTGTGGCGTGCGCGTTAGAGGCCGGCGCGGACCGCGTGATGGCCGGCAGCCTGATCTTTAAGGATATGGAGCGGGCCTCCGAACTGAGCGCACGCTTCGGTGAAAAAATAATGGCCGCCGTGGATCTCCGGGGCGGCAGGGTCGTACACTCCGGCTGGCTTGAGAGTACGGCGCTTGACGCGGCGGAGGCCGTAGCGAGGCTCTCGGGGATGGGCTTCTCCTCCTTCCTTGTGACCCAGACGGAGCGCGACGGGATGATGGCGGGGACGGACGCCTCAGTATATGAGGCGCTCGCGGCCCGCGGCCGTTTTATCGCCGCCGCCGGCGGCGTGACGGATCTTCATGACATCCGCGCGCTTGCCGCGGCGGGCGTCGACGCGGCCGTGATCGGAAAAAGCCTCTACGAGGGCGGCATAACGCTCGCGGAGGCCATGAAAGCCTGCTCCGAATAG
- a CDS encoding DUF5714 domain-containing protein, with amino-acid sequence MAANCGNERSFEVITERCLAYYNAPAGRKPLEIISEVMDDVNFPMHNFAHHYLVPAVLLTAVCVKEGTPPDIYQKKMAEVAARAKNVLPAFCGLYGACGAAVGCGIFMSVQTGTTPLSKETWGLCNHATAGALEKMADMGGPRCCKRNTFAALAYMKGYLVEKLSIDLEIPNEIKCAYSKFNNECLKEDCPYYDDKKEDAK; translated from the coding sequence ATGGCGGCAAACTGCGGCAATGAAAGAAGTTTTGAAGTCATAACGGAGAGATGTCTGGCCTATTACAACGCTCCGGCGGGGAGAAAACCGCTGGAGATAATCTCGGAGGTCATGGACGACGTGAATTTCCCTATGCACAACTTCGCCCACCATTACCTGGTCCCCGCAGTACTGCTGACGGCGGTCTGCGTAAAGGAGGGCACGCCCCCGGATATCTACCAGAAGAAAATGGCGGAGGTTGCCGCACGCGCGAAAAACGTGCTGCCAGCCTTCTGCGGCCTCTACGGGGCCTGCGGCGCCGCCGTCGGCTGCGGTATCTTCATGAGCGTACAGACCGGTACCACCCCTCTGTCAAAAGAGACGTGGGGGCTCTGCAACCACGCGACCGCCGGCGCGCTCGAAAAGATGGCGGATATGGGCGGCCCGCGCTGCTGCAAAAGAAACACCTTCGCGGCCCTCGCCTACATGAAAGGATATCTCGTGGAAAAGCTCTCCATCGACCTTGAGATACCAAACGAGATAAAATGCGCCTACAGCAAGTTCAACAACGAATGCCTGAAAGAAGACTGCCCCTATTACGACGATAAAAAGGAGGATGCTAAGTAA
- a CDS encoding DUF805 domain-containing protein, producing the protein MEDFIYSYKKMFANYFIFEGRTSRNDYWQAIAINIIIGAVLMTLSRLLSIFGILSYIYGVAAVVPVLAMTVRRLHDTDKSGWWALAAFFPALNIILVAYCCMAEAPRGGNRFGY; encoded by the coding sequence GTGGAAGATTTTATATATTCCTATAAAAAGATGTTCGCCAATTACTTCATATTTGAGGGGCGGACGTCGCGAAACGATTACTGGCAGGCGATCGCGATAAATATAATCATCGGAGCCGTTCTCATGACGCTGAGCCGCCTGCTGTCCATATTCGGCATTTTAAGTTACATCTACGGCGTCGCCGCCGTCGTGCCGGTCCTGGCAATGACGGTACGCCGCCTGCATGATACGGACAAGAGCGGCTGGTGGGCGCTGGCGGCGTTTTTCCCGGCGCTCAACATAATTTTAGTAGCCTACTGCTGTATGGCGGAGGCCCCACGCGGCGGAAACAGATTCGGATATTAA
- a CDS encoding ATP phosphoribosyltransferase regulatory subunit, whose protein sequence is MMNRNPKGCNNIGGAIAANMEYCRGAAMHLFSLYGYHPFSPAEFQLVEDVWSKISPARARRLIPMMSPLGEPCVLRGDLTLSAVAYLGSHHARSERPLRLSYADRVFAVPLPPKYNLEENQVGVELIGWEDSGADAETAGLLLRTLDLLSIERSALVLGDVSVLAGILGGLSESCAGKLIEALQERAYTKYNALLDGFELSEDKTRLLRRLPTLKGDVAVLGEAMGLFDDPSVLMPLKRLCDSLCKLGYAERLRVDLSFVRDLGYYSGPIYNAYSAADGVLLGGGGRYDGLLAKEGIEGQAAGFALNLKELAAHCASPAPAPLMMLWGGGCDNSEALRYADALSKKDTAFELSWTKDREESLSTASLRGYKWWIDLGGRKVTLLPRGGEISLNKFESEVLSC, encoded by the coding sequence ATGATGAACAGAAATCCGAAGGGGTGTAATAACATTGGCGGAGCGATCGCGGCCAATATGGAGTATTGCAGGGGTGCGGCGATGCATCTTTTTTCCCTTTACGGATACCATCCTTTCAGCCCCGCGGAGTTTCAGCTGGTGGAGGATGTTTGGAGCAAGATTTCACCGGCGCGCGCGCGTCGGCTCATCCCGATGATGTCGCCGCTCGGCGAGCCCTGCGTGCTGCGCGGCGACCTTACGCTCTCGGCGGTCGCCTATCTCGGCAGCCACCACGCGCGCAGCGAAAGGCCGCTGCGCCTCTCTTACGCCGACCGGGTCTTTGCCGTGCCGCTGCCTCCGAAGTACAACCTTGAGGAGAATCAGGTCGGCGTCGAGCTGATCGGCTGGGAGGACTCCGGAGCCGACGCGGAGACGGCGGGCCTGCTTCTGCGCACGCTCGACCTGCTGAGTATCGAGCGTTCGGCGCTGGTGCTTGGCGACGTCTCCGTACTCGCCGGCATCCTCGGCGGGCTTTCAGAAAGCTGCGCGGGAAAACTTATCGAGGCTCTGCAAGAAAGGGCTTATACAAAATATAACGCGCTGCTCGACGGATTCGAACTTTCGGAAGATAAGACGCGTCTGCTCCGGCGGCTGCCCACGCTAAAGGGTGACGTCGCGGTGCTGGGCGAGGCGATGGGTCTGTTTGACGATCCCTCGGTGCTGATGCCGCTTAAGCGTCTCTGCGACAGCCTCTGCAAGCTCGGCTACGCGGAACGGCTGCGTGTTGACCTGAGCTTTGTGCGTGATCTCGGCTACTACAGCGGCCCTATCTACAACGCCTATTCGGCGGCGGACGGCGTCCTGCTCGGCGGCGGCGGCCGTTATGACGGGCTGCTCGCGAAAGAGGGGATCGAGGGACAGGCCGCTGGCTTCGCGCTTAACCTGAAGGAGCTTGCCGCGCACTGCGCCTCTCCCGCCCCCGCGCCGCTGATGATGCTCTGGGGCGGCGGCTGCGATAATTCGGAGGCGCTGCGCTACGCGGACGCGCTCTCAAAGAAGGATACCGCCTTTGAGCTGAGCTGGACGAAAGACAGGGAGGAATCCCTTTCGACGGCCTCTCTGCGCGGATACAAATGGTGGATCGACCTGGGTGGCAGAAAGGTGACTCTGCTTCCCCGCGGCGGTGAAATATCATTGAACAAGTTTGAATCGGAGGTACTCTCATGCTGA
- the hisC gene encoding histidinol-phosphate transaminase, which produces MQNIEELFRSLARPAIRDLEPYDASVSGNPLIRVSANENNEGLPESVLTAMRNALAEGNRYPDSRNTSLREKLAARFSLRPEQIITSGGLDGLFTMLGRAFLDPGDEVVCGECTFGVYAETALIAGTSVKTVPLGEGYVQLPADFAAAVGPATKMLFFCNPNNPTGTLAEPASVREMLKKIPRRVVVILDEAYLDFADADGDASFKLLEEFPNLVICRTFSKIFALAGLRIGWAAAHPGLLDCLYRVREPYCVTAMAEAGACAALDEVGRFRRTRTMVACERDKLCTLLSRLGVKYIPSQTNFVLIFPQERYEPLSAAFIQRGIAVRRLSLRGERVMRISVGLPQENRQVERVLSDIFG; this is translated from the coding sequence ATGCAGAATATAGAGGAACTTTTTCGCTCGCTGGCGCGCCCGGCGATCCGCGACCTCGAGCCGTACGACGCCTCGGTCAGCGGGAATCCGCTGATACGGGTATCGGCAAACGAAAATAACGAGGGGCTGCCGGAGTCCGTTCTTACGGCGATGCGAAACGCGCTTGCAGAGGGCAACCGCTATCCCGACAGCCGCAATACCTCTCTGCGCGAAAAGCTGGCCGCACGCTTCTCTCTGAGGCCGGAACAGATAATCACCTCCGGCGGTCTGGACGGGCTCTTCACAATGCTTGGACGCGCCTTCCTCGACCCGGGCGACGAGGTCGTCTGCGGAGAGTGTACTTTTGGCGTCTACGCGGAGACGGCGCTCATCGCCGGCACCTCCGTTAAAACGGTTCCGCTCGGCGAGGGATACGTCCAGCTGCCGGCGGACTTCGCCGCCGCCGTGGGCCCCGCGACAAAAATGCTCTTCTTCTGCAACCCCAACAACCCCACCGGCACGCTGGCGGAGCCTGCCTCCGTACGTGAAATGCTGAAAAAAATACCGCGGCGGGTCGTCGTGATCCTTGATGAGGCATACCTTGACTTCGCGGATGCCGACGGAGATGCCTCCTTCAAACTCCTCGAAGAGTTCCCCAACCTCGTCATCTGCCGCACCTTCTCAAAGATATTCGCCCTCGCCGGGCTGCGCATCGGCTGGGCCGCAGCGCACCCCGGCCTGCTCGACTGCCTTTACCGCGTGCGCGAACCATACTGCGTCACCGCCATGGCCGAGGCCGGAGCCTGCGCGGCGCTTGACGAAGTGGGGCGTTTTCGGAGAACACGGACAATGGTCGCCTGCGAGCGGGATAAACTCTGCACCCTGCTGAGCCGCCTCGGCGTAAAATATATCCCCTCGCAGACAAACTTCGTGCTGATCTTCCCGCAGGAGAGATACGAGCCGCTCTCCGCCGCCTTCATCCAAAGAGGCATCGCCGTACGCCGCCTCTCGCTGCGCGGCGAGCGCGTGATGCGCATCTCCGTAGGATTACCGCAGGAAAATAGGCAGGTTGAGAGGGTGCTCTCCGATATATTCGGCTAG